The Niastella koreensis GR20-10 genome includes a window with the following:
- a CDS encoding N-acetylmuramoyl-L-alanine amidase gives MAQTDNYKAWFAEAYQQYPNIPQGVLESTAWSASRLNNMNPQAPGSNEVTMPLRFGIFGLVEDGKGYFKNNLLTVTALSGITTEQFKNDVRLQIMAVAKFLSKEASQQQPGVRLTAESFAPVLEKLAEIPDDGTAVNTYAHSLYTYDVYNHLKKGFSSGKLQQLPRSIQLDRIYAPTLLRTLSAPGVSVDYLKGRIKANGIILPTVNKPASGSTARVETTNDAAAVQSTDYPPALWDQASTSNFTVGRGSAITNVVIHTCEGSYAGTISWFNNASAQVSAHYVIRSSDGQITQMVLEKDRAWHVLSANDYTIGIEHEGYVASGNTWYTNAMYTSSAALVRDICADRNIDGTTCFRGPATSGTNFLPVTVRIKGHQHYSGNTHTDPGIYWNWSKYADLINPPTAVTVASFAVKDQSTGLAIASAAVIITKPDGTTASATTNASGQLIYGLDSGKYTFAFSKSGYKNISTFFYGGPNDSVYADINLDVAGTARIATNTTPLLTANPNQMVLTGYVRDGEQNSALSGAIVRAGNHTATTDGRGFFTLTVPSNAITPGQTPATISIQSNKAGYITHSIQHFYAIPDTYEMQIALTPTTSFTSTPLPGLEELVVRHHGLFDKTLAEQIAFTGSHAQPIAGARQESTVVAAAALAVPAVIRVATSCACTACTNPHVQVMSLESYVQTGVDDEWVSSWNAASLQAGTVAYRSRGAWFVQNPIANNYDISAAACHQTWQTDRATSVKNAAIATAGIVLVKNGAIYKAEYCAESNNAGCGDGFSGTGTDYPCISDARCVGRTKSGAGRGMCQWGSSFWGTDQNYTWILNHYYNPDSAAIQTAAGTLVSSNTTDSKTTDDHTLTIAPNPVTGGTITVEYTLADVSQPASIVLSDNFGQSAQQRNVVLQQGINRISVNTNRLKAGIYNVSIRLVNGKTISKKILIVK, from the coding sequence ATGGCACAAACAGACAATTACAAAGCCTGGTTTGCCGAAGCGTATCAACAGTACCCTAACATTCCGCAAGGCGTATTGGAATCGACTGCCTGGTCGGCCTCGCGGTTGAACAACATGAATCCGCAGGCGCCAGGCAGTAATGAAGTGACTATGCCCTTGCGCTTTGGCATTTTTGGTCTGGTGGAAGATGGCAAAGGTTATTTCAAAAACAACCTGCTTACCGTAACCGCCTTAAGCGGTATTACGACCGAACAATTTAAGAACGATGTACGCCTGCAAATTATGGCGGTGGCCAAATTCCTGAGTAAGGAAGCCAGCCAGCAACAGCCCGGCGTACGCCTTACCGCCGAAAGTTTTGCCCCGGTACTGGAAAAACTGGCCGAGATCCCCGACGATGGAACAGCAGTGAACACCTATGCGCATTCACTGTATACCTATGATGTGTACAACCATCTGAAAAAGGGTTTCAGTTCAGGCAAACTACAGCAATTACCCCGCTCTATACAATTGGACAGGATCTATGCCCCCACCCTGCTACGTACCCTGAGTGCGCCAGGCGTATCTGTTGATTATCTAAAGGGCAGAATAAAAGCCAATGGAATTATTTTACCAACAGTTAATAAACCAGCCAGCGGCAGCACTGCCCGGGTGGAGACTACCAATGATGCGGCAGCCGTGCAAAGCACCGACTACCCGCCTGCCCTGTGGGACCAGGCCAGCACCAGCAATTTCACCGTTGGCCGTGGCTCAGCCATCACCAATGTAGTGATACATACTTGCGAGGGTAGCTATGCCGGCACCATCAGCTGGTTCAACAATGCCAGCGCCCAGGTGAGCGCGCACTATGTGATCCGTTCTTCCGACGGACAGATCACCCAGATGGTGTTGGAGAAAGATAGAGCCTGGCATGTGCTAAGCGCCAACGATTATACCATCGGCATCGAGCACGAAGGCTATGTTGCCAGCGGCAATACCTGGTATACTAATGCTATGTACACCAGCTCGGCTGCACTGGTACGTGATATTTGCGCAGACCGAAATATAGATGGCACCACCTGTTTCCGTGGCCCTGCCACTTCCGGCACCAACTTTTTGCCAGTAACCGTTCGCATCAAAGGTCACCAGCATTACAGTGGCAACACACATACCGATCCAGGCATTTACTGGAACTGGTCGAAGTATGCAGACCTGATAAACCCACCAACCGCTGTTACGGTGGCTTCTTTTGCAGTAAAAGATCAAAGCACCGGTTTGGCCATTGCCAGCGCCGCGGTTATCATCACCAAGCCCGATGGCACTACCGCCAGTGCCACTACCAATGCCAGCGGCCAACTGATATACGGACTGGACAGTGGTAAGTATACATTCGCCTTTTCTAAGAGCGGCTATAAGAACATCAGCACCTTCTTTTATGGCGGACCCAATGACAGCGTTTATGCCGACATTAACCTGGACGTAGCCGGCACTGCAAGAATAGCTACCAATACTACTCCCCTGCTTACTGCCAATCCCAATCAAATGGTGTTGACCGGTTATGTGCGTGATGGCGAACAGAACAGCGCCCTGAGTGGTGCAATAGTAAGAGCAGGCAACCATACTGCCACCACCGATGGACGGGGTTTCTTTACGTTAACGGTTCCGTCCAATGCCATAACACCGGGACAAACACCGGCTACGATTTCAATACAGTCAAATAAAGCAGGCTACATCACCCACAGCATTCAGCATTTCTATGCTATCCCCGATACGTACGAAATGCAGATTGCTTTAACGCCCACCACCTCATTCACCTCCACACCTTTACCTGGTTTGGAAGAACTGGTGGTACGCCATCATGGGTTGTTTGATAAAACGCTGGCTGAACAAATTGCGTTTACCGGCAGCCATGCCCAACCAATTGCAGGTGCGCGTCAGGAATCAACTGTGGTTGCAGCAGCCGCGCTTGCTGTGCCTGCGGTTATTCGCGTAGCCACCAGTTGCGCCTGTACGGCCTGTACCAATCCACATGTGCAGGTGATGAGCCTGGAATCGTATGTACAAACGGGCGTGGATGATGAATGGGTGAGCAGTTGGAATGCCGCCTCCCTGCAGGCAGGTACCGTGGCTTATCGCAGCCGTGGGGCGTGGTTTGTGCAGAACCCAATTGCCAATAATTATGATATCTCCGCAGCGGCCTGTCACCAGACCTGGCAAACCGATCGCGCTACCAGTGTAAAGAATGCCGCGATTGCCACCGCAGGAATTGTATTAGTTAAGAATGGCGCTATCTACAAAGCTGAATACTGCGCAGAATCAAACAACGCGGGTTGCGGCGATGGGTTTAGCGGAACCGGCACAGACTATCCCTGTATTTCAGATGCACGTTGTGTGGGTAGAACTAAAAGCGGCGCAGGGCGCGGTATGTGTCAATGGGGCAGCAGCTTCTGGGGTACCGATCAAAATTATACCTGGATCCTGAATCACTATTACAATCCGGACAGTGCGGCTATTCAAACCGCTGCCGGCACCCTGGTTAGCTCCAATACCACCGACAGTAAGACCACGGATGACCATACGCTTACCATAGCGCCTAACCCGGTTACCGGCGGTACTATCACCGTTGAGTATACGTTGGCCGATGTATCGCAACCAGCCAGCATTGTACTCTCCGACAACTTCGGACAAAGCGCCCAGCAACGGAATGTGGTGTTGCAACAAGGTATTAATAGAATATCAGTTAATACCAACAGGCTGAAAGCAGGGATCTATAATGTATCCATACGACTGGTTAATGGTAAGACTATTAGTAAGAAGATATTGATTGTGAAGTAG
- a CDS encoding carboxypeptidase regulatory-like domain-containing protein: MIKSILTVVLGLISFSYVSAQSTTITFIVKDQNTGFAVPGAVVQVTAPNGSTNILTAAANGKLVYAAVNGRYNFSIASNGYKPLATYFSSGTETTIEARINLEPVDNNVRLQQQSLRANVQQTVVNGYVRDDTGNNPLAGVQVSSGNATTTTDGNGYFSLVVGNTAPVLLPGSTPEKTTISFTKNGYTSYTVQNFYVIPDSYTMKIALTTVSGARLQTAAPAVEQSLHGMFDRTAADEQQRSAVSSAPTARVETTLAATVPTSIRVGTSCSCTSCSSVEVMSLEAYAGTGLDDEWIASWGAASLRAGAVAYRTYGAWYVLHPVASSFDIASTTCNQVWQSDQSTSCINAASATAGIVLVKSGAIFRAEYAAENNNAGCGDGYSGTGSAWPCISDTRCAGYAKNGHGRGMCQWGSSRWASDKDYTWILNHYYNPGSVFIQLPPTPALTVASFSVKDQSTGLAIASAAVTITKPDGTTSSTTTNASGQLVYRLDSGKYTFAFSKSGYKNLSTFFTGGPDDSVYADINLDVASTARVATNTAPLLTANSNQMVLTGYVRDASLNSALSGVQVQAGNYTATTNASGFFSLTIPTNAISPGQTPATISIQSTKAGYITHHIQHFYAIPDSYDMQIALTATNIKRTALTDELVIRRHGLFDKTTAEQIAFADNNENTARQASTVSTAALAVPTVIRVATSCACTACTNPHVQVMSLESYVQTGVDDEWVSSWNAASLQAGTVAYRSRGAWFVQNPVAGNYDISAAACHQTWQTDRATSVKNAAIATAGIVLVKNGAIYKAEYCAESNNAGCGDGFSGTGTDYPCISDARCVGRIKSGAGRGMCQWGSSFWGTDQTYTWILNHYYNPDSAAIPATITAVTNDNKIADDRTLTIAPNPVTGNTITIGYTLTGLSQAASIVLTDNFGQSARQQHVVLQQGLNQISVSTSGLKAGVYNVTVRLASGKGISKKLVIVK, translated from the coding sequence ATGATTAAATCTATATTGACGGTAGTACTGGGATTGATATCGTTTTCTTACGTATCCGCCCAGTCAACCACTATTACGTTTATAGTAAAAGATCAGAATACGGGATTTGCAGTGCCGGGGGCGGTGGTACAGGTAACAGCGCCCAATGGAAGCACCAATATTTTAACTGCAGCGGCCAATGGCAAACTGGTATATGCTGCGGTAAATGGCCGGTACAATTTTTCCATTGCATCCAATGGATATAAACCATTAGCCACTTATTTTTCTTCCGGAACCGAAACTACCATAGAGGCCCGTATTAACCTGGAACCGGTTGATAACAATGTCCGCCTGCAGCAACAATCACTACGGGCAAACGTACAGCAAACAGTAGTAAATGGTTATGTTCGGGATGATACAGGCAATAATCCCCTGGCTGGTGTACAGGTAAGCAGCGGCAATGCCACTACCACTACTGATGGTAATGGGTACTTTTCATTGGTGGTTGGTAATACAGCGCCTGTCTTGTTACCAGGCAGTACACCAGAAAAAACTACGATCAGTTTTACAAAGAATGGGTATACCTCCTACACTGTTCAGAATTTTTATGTAATCCCCGATTCGTATACGATGAAGATCGCGTTGACGACGGTAAGCGGCGCCCGGTTACAAACAGCGGCGCCTGCGGTTGAGCAATCTCTCCATGGAATGTTTGACAGAACAGCGGCCGATGAACAACAACGCTCCGCTGTTTCATCGGCACCAACCGCAAGAGTGGAAACAACCCTCGCTGCCACCGTACCAACAAGTATCCGCGTGGGCACCAGTTGTTCCTGTACTTCCTGCAGTTCGGTGGAGGTAATGAGCCTGGAAGCCTATGCAGGCACCGGGTTGGATGATGAATGGATAGCCAGTTGGGGCGCCGCCTCCCTGCGGGCCGGCGCGGTTGCTTATCGTACCTATGGCGCGTGGTATGTGCTGCATCCCGTTGCCAGCAGTTTTGATATTGCCAGCACTACCTGTAACCAGGTTTGGCAAAGCGATCAATCAACGTCCTGTATCAATGCCGCCAGCGCTACGGCCGGGATTGTGCTGGTTAAAAGCGGCGCCATCTTCCGGGCGGAATACGCTGCAGAAAATAACAACGCTGGTTGCGGTGATGGCTATAGCGGTACCGGTTCGGCCTGGCCCTGTATTTCCGACACCCGCTGCGCGGGTTATGCCAAGAACGGACATGGCCGTGGCATGTGTCAATGGGGCAGCAGCCGCTGGGCAAGTGATAAAGACTATACCTGGATCCTGAATCACTATTACAATCCCGGCAGTGTGTTCATTCAACTGCCGCCTACACCGGCGCTTACTGTTGCTTCGTTTTCGGTGAAAGATCAAAGTACCGGTCTGGCCATTGCCAGTGCCGCGGTTACCATCACCAAACCCGATGGTACTACCAGCAGCACTACTACCAATGCCAGCGGACAACTGGTTTACCGTCTCGATAGCGGGAAGTATACGTTCGCTTTTTCAAAGAGTGGTTATAAGAACCTCAGCACCTTCTTTACTGGCGGTCCTGATGACAGCGTGTATGCAGATATTAACCTGGATGTGGCCAGTACTGCAAGGGTAGCTACAAACACGGCGCCCCTGCTTACTGCCAATTCCAATCAAATGGTATTGACAGGTTATGTGCGTGATGCATCATTGAACAGCGCGTTGAGTGGTGTTCAGGTGCAAGCCGGAAACTATACGGCTACTACGAATGCCAGCGGTTTCTTTTCATTAACCATTCCAACCAACGCCATTTCACCAGGGCAAACACCTGCGACAATTTCCATACAATCAACAAAGGCTGGTTATATCACCCACCACATTCAGCATTTCTATGCTATTCCAGACAGCTATGACATGCAGATTGCGTTGACCGCCACCAACATAAAGCGCACAGCTTTAACAGATGAGCTGGTGATCCGCCGCCATGGGTTGTTTGATAAAACAACAGCGGAACAAATAGCATTTGCCGATAATAATGAGAATACGGCCCGGCAAGCATCCACAGTAAGCACAGCTGCATTGGCAGTGCCCACGGTTATTCGCGTAGCAACCAGTTGCGCCTGTACGGCCTGTACCAATCCGCATGTACAGGTGATGAGCCTGGAATCCTATGTGCAAACGGGCGTGGATGATGAATGGGTAAGCAGCTGGAATGCCGCCTCCCTGCAGGCAGGTACCGTAGCATATCGCAGCCGTGGGGCGTGGTTTGTGCAGAACCCGGTAGCCGGTAATTATGATATCTCCGCTGCTGCCTGTCACCAGACCTGGCAAACCGATCGCGCTACCAGTGTAAAGAATGCCGCGATTGCCACCGCAGGAATCGTATTAGTTAAGAATGGCGCTATCTATAAAGCTGAGTACTGCGCAGAATCAAACAACGCGGGTTGTGGCGATGGGTTTAGCGGAACCGGCACAGACTATCCCTGTATTTCAGATGCACGTTGTGTGGGCAGAATTAAAAGCGGCGCAGGGCGCGGTATGTGTCAATGGGGCAGTAGTTTCTGGGGTACCGATCAAACCTATACCTGGATATTGAACCATTATTACAATCCCGACAGCGCGGCCATTCCAGCCACCATCACGGCAGTTACCAACGACAACAAGATCGCTGACGACCGTACGCTTACCATAGCGCCCAACCCCGTTACCGGCAACACTATCACCATTGGATATACGCTCACCGGTTTATCGCAAGCAGCCAGCATCGTTCTTACCGACAATTTTGGCCAGAGCGCCCGGCAGCAGCATGTGGTATTGCAACAGGGCCTGAACCAAATTTCTGTCAGCACGAGTGGGTTGAAGGCGGGCGTGTATAATGTTACTGTTCGCCTGGCGAGTGGGAAAGGCATCAGTAAGAAGTTGGTAATAGTGAAATAG
- a CDS encoding sialidase family protein — MKQTKHPEYKHTNRLLRLFTIITIMALSATACKKGVADKNTGPNDARMAVTEATQTHTYIKLFDGGADGYHSFRIPSIVRTNDNTLLAFVEGRMAANKDYGNINVEYKRSADNGITWSAMMEVVGAGQGTWGNPTSVVDRSTGRIWVFMSWNSATKNQGGTDGYEKINTWGDRKVYYSYSDDDGLTFTTPADMTSTLLPPGYTWDAMGPGVGIQTANGTLVIPAIGRNIYSTDHGATWHYQLIPGGTSEGAVVELNDGRLMRNDRATSTSWATAKRRWVSRGTITGSFSAFAPDDTLLDPACEGSIVRYTGSPDRIMVLNSASTETRCKMRVRISYDGGVTWPLSRKIYDWLTDDEAFSQGKGGYSSMVKTADYTIGALIEINENTGDSENSHRSIEFHKFNLPWMTSGATEPIP; from the coding sequence ATGAAACAAACAAAACACCCGGAGTACAAACACACTAACCGGTTGCTGCGCCTGTTCACCATTATTACGATTATGGCCTTATCGGCCACCGCCTGTAAAAAAGGAGTCGCTGATAAAAACACCGGCCCCAATGATGCACGCATGGCGGTTACCGAAGCCACTCAAACCCATACTTACATCAAACTGTTCGATGGCGGTGCAGATGGCTATCACTCTTTCCGCATTCCTTCTATTGTTCGTACCAACGACAACACCCTGCTTGCCTTTGTAGAAGGACGCATGGCTGCCAACAAGGATTACGGCAATATTAACGTGGAGTACAAACGATCTGCCGACAATGGCATTACCTGGTCGGCTATGATGGAAGTAGTTGGGGCCGGACAAGGCACCTGGGGCAATCCCACGTCGGTGGTTGACCGCAGTACCGGCCGCATCTGGGTATTTATGAGCTGGAATTCCGCCACCAAGAACCAGGGCGGAACCGATGGCTATGAAAAAATAAATACCTGGGGCGATCGCAAAGTATATTACTCATACAGCGATGATGATGGCCTTACTTTCACCACGCCTGCCGATATGACCAGCACCCTGCTGCCGCCCGGTTACACCTGGGATGCCATGGGTCCCGGCGTTGGCATTCAAACTGCCAATGGCACGCTGGTTATTCCAGCCATCGGCAGAAATATCTACAGCACCGATCACGGCGCTACCTGGCACTATCAGCTGATACCCGGTGGCACCAGCGAAGGGGCAGTTGTTGAATTGAACGATGGCCGCCTGATGCGTAACGACCGTGCCACCAGCACTAGCTGGGCAACCGCCAAACGGCGCTGGGTTTCGCGCGGCACTATTACCGGCAGCTTCAGCGCTTTTGCTCCTGACGATACGCTGCTCGATCCGGCCTGCGAAGGTTCTATCGTTCGCTATACCGGTTCTCCCGATCGTATTATGGTGCTGAATTCGGCCAGTACCGAAACCCGTTGTAAGATGCGCGTGCGGATTAGTTATGATGGCGGCGTTACCTGGCCACTCAGCCGTAAGATCTATGACTGGCTAACTGATGATGAAGCTTTCTCGCAGGGAAAGGGTGGCTACAGCAGCATGGTAAAAACTGCTGATTATACCATTGGCGCGCTTATAGAGATCAATGAGAACACCGGTGATAGCGAGAACAGCCATCGCTCCATCGAGTTCCATAAATTCAATCTGCCCTGGATGACCAGTGGGGCAACTGAGCCAATTCCATAA
- a CDS encoding PAS domain S-box protein, giving the protein MNPTFTTNYREMAPWLESILNDCQDAVFISDRHFNLVHWNVTAEELWFKQPDRPAKKNIVDFLNGMFPRHQEVHSQLQRAIALDEQVEDIFVATPDDRTYRISCYTHKFPGTHYLLDVVIIVRDLQATIHRKKEIRPGVLYKTLLNSLEEGVILLQGDQGTIISANNKACEIIGCTHEQLIGKNLTDIGGKAFREDGTSVSVQEYPGIITLRTGEVIKQQVLGFNNANGRLTWLSISTSLLEEFHESVPGLVAVTLNDVTACREAESRLSESEYMFQSFMNNTHSPAWIIDEDGYVIYMNDIFKRVWKLNDTHLYTNMRDLMPVDMVEQYKINNQRVLDSGQPLITLENSLRQDGTPGVYLVFKFLLQTSTPKRLIGGQSIDITEEKRAQEEILKVNERFYYTTKATSDYIWDWNIEKGTIYRSEPFSRLTGYTQNDMENDLYWLLEKIHIDDRQRVMSHINACLMSRNNYWHDEYQFRCADGSYKYLADKGYIIYKDGIAVRAIGAIQDLTEKRKLEAELEQQKEKERLRINQAMIAGQEYERNEISKELHDNVNQILSSAMILLSTAKGSGDEQENLLDKTSQYINLAIQEIRKISKSLNSSIIKEVGFIDPVEDIIKNMQLVRPVVVDFECDPELEIELTNDVQLMLYRIIQEQTNNIMRYAEAGYVRIAIEKSDDALSLVILDNGKGFDPDQQTRGIGLLNIRNRAETFGGTLTIDTKPMAGCRLEVQIPL; this is encoded by the coding sequence ATGAACCCAACTTTTACAACCAATTACCGTGAGATGGCCCCCTGGCTGGAGAGCATTTTAAACGATTGCCAGGACGCCGTATTTATTTCCGACCGGCATTTTAATTTAGTGCACTGGAATGTGACAGCTGAAGAACTGTGGTTTAAACAACCCGACAGGCCTGCTAAAAAGAATATAGTCGATTTCCTCAACGGGATGTTTCCCAGGCACCAGGAAGTGCACAGCCAGCTGCAAAGGGCCATAGCCCTCGATGAACAGGTGGAAGATATTTTTGTGGCGACGCCCGATGACAGAACCTACCGCATTTCCTGCTATACCCATAAATTTCCAGGAACACATTATCTGCTCGATGTAGTGATCATCGTGCGCGACCTGCAAGCAACTATTCACCGTAAAAAAGAGATCCGACCCGGCGTGCTGTATAAAACCCTTTTAAACTCCCTGGAAGAAGGCGTCATCCTGTTACAAGGCGACCAGGGCACCATCATTTCTGCCAATAATAAGGCCTGTGAAATTATAGGTTGTACCCATGAACAGTTAATTGGAAAGAACCTGACCGATATCGGCGGCAAAGCCTTCAGGGAAGATGGTACGTCTGTAAGCGTTCAGGAGTATCCGGGTATAATCACGTTGCGCACCGGGGAGGTTATCAAACAGCAGGTGCTTGGTTTTAACAATGCCAACGGCCGGCTCACCTGGTTATCCATCAGTACCAGTTTGCTGGAAGAATTCCATGAATCTGTACCCGGACTGGTAGCTGTTACTTTAAATGATGTTACTGCCTGCAGGGAGGCCGAATCAAGATTGTCTGAAAGTGAATACATGTTTCAGTCATTCATGAACAATACCCACAGCCCGGCGTGGATCATCGATGAAGATGGCTATGTCATTTACATGAATGATATTTTTAAACGCGTATGGAAGTTGAACGATACCCATCTGTATACCAATATGCGCGACCTGATGCCGGTTGACATGGTGGAGCAGTATAAGATCAACAACCAACGCGTGCTGGATTCCGGTCAGCCATTGATCACCCTCGAAAACTCTTTGCGGCAGGATGGCACGCCCGGCGTATACCTGGTGTTTAAATTTTTGTTGCAAACTTCCACTCCCAAGCGCCTCATTGGCGGACAATCAATAGATATCACCGAAGAGAAACGGGCGCAGGAAGAGATCCTGAAAGTAAACGAACGTTTTTATTATACAACCAAGGCCACCTCAGATTACATCTGGGACTGGAATATTGAAAAGGGTACTATTTACCGCAGCGAACCATTCAGCCGGTTAACAGGCTATACCCAGAACGATATGGAGAATGACCTGTACTGGTTACTCGAAAAGATTCACATCGACGATCGCCAGCGGGTGATGTCCCATATCAATGCCTGTTTAATGTCCAGAAATAATTACTGGCACGATGAGTACCAGTTCCGCTGTGCCGACGGCAGTTATAAGTACCTGGCCGATAAAGGCTACATTATTTATAAAGACGGAATTGCCGTGCGGGCCATTGGCGCTATCCAGGACCTTACCGAAAAAAGAAAACTGGAAGCCGAACTGGAGCAGCAAAAAGAAAAAGAACGCCTGCGCATTAACCAGGCCATGATTGCCGGACAGGAATATGAGCGCAATGAAATTTCAAAGGAACTGCATGATAATGTGAACCAGATCCTGTCATCGGCCATGATCCTGTTAAGCACAGCAAAAGGCAGTGGCGATGAACAGGAGAACCTGCTGGATAAAACGTCCCAATACATAAATCTGGCCATCCAGGAGATTCGGAAGATCTCCAAATCGCTGAACTCTTCCATCATCAAGGAAGTTGGGTTTATAGATCCGGTGGAGGACATCATCAAGAACATGCAACTGGTGCGGCCGGTGGTTGTGGATTTTGAATGCGACCCTGAACTGGAAATTGAGTTGACGAACGATGTGCAGTTGATGTTATATCGCATCATCCAGGAACAAACCAATAATATCATGCGCTATGCCGAGGCCGGGTATGTACGCATCGCCATCGAGAAGAGTGATGATGCATTATCCCTGGTGATCCTGGATAATGGAAAGGGTTTTGATCCCGATCAGCAAACAAGAGGCATCGGCCTGTTAAATATTCGTAACCGTGCCGAAACTTTTGGCGGAACCCTCACCATCGATACCAAACCCATGGCTGGCTGCCGGCTTGAAGTGCAAATACCACTATAA
- a CDS encoding GNAT family N-acetyltransferase, protein MSIKIKVDNTIAMELIDYHHAETLYQLVMVNRLHLREWLPWVDQMRSVDDFRKYISSSKQRYANHSEMGYVIMQDHEMIGRLGLYNIDLVNKSASIGYWLTKEWMGKGIITRCCKAVIDEGFSHLQLNRIEIRAATANFKSQAIPERLGFKKEGIIRQGEFVNNEFVDLYVYSMLKEEWQKPA, encoded by the coding sequence ATGAGTATCAAAATAAAGGTGGATAATACAATTGCAATGGAGCTGATCGACTATCACCATGCCGAAACGCTGTATCAGTTGGTAATGGTTAACCGCCTGCATTTGCGGGAGTGGCTGCCCTGGGTTGACCAGATGCGATCTGTAGATGATTTCAGAAAATACATCAGCAGTTCAAAACAACGCTATGCCAATCACTCCGAAATGGGGTATGTGATTATGCAGGATCACGAAATGATAGGGAGACTGGGCTTGTACAATATCGACCTGGTTAATAAAAGCGCCTCCATCGGCTACTGGCTCACCAAAGAATGGATGGGGAAGGGCATTATTACCCGGTGCTGCAAAGCCGTCATCGATGAAGGGTTTTCACACCTGCAGTTGAACCGCATAGAGATCCGGGCCGCCACCGCCAATTTTAAAAGCCAGGCCATTCCTGAAAGGCTGGGTTTTAAAAAAGAAGGTATTATCAGGCAGGGCGAATTCGTAAACAACGAGTTTGTTGATCTGTATGTTTATTCCATGCTAAAAGAGGAGTGGCAAAAACCCGCATAA